CGTGGCCACCGCGCCGTTCTATGCTCGCACCCATCCTGTGGAGATAGCCCTCCATTTCCGGACAATTGCTGATACGGCGGGGTTGCCGGTCTATGCCTACGACCTTCCGGTCTCCGTGCACACCAAGCTCGGCTGCGACCTGCTGCTCGAGCTGGCCGCGGCGGGTGTGCTGGCGGGGCTGAAGGACTCCAGCGGCGACGACGGAGGGCTGCGCTCGGTCATCCTCGCGCGGCCCGCGTCCTTCAGCGTGCTGACGGGATCGGAGGTCACCGTGGACTCGGCGCTGTGGATGGGCGCGGACGGGGTCGTCCCCGGGCTCGGCAACGTGGACCCGCACGGCTACGCCCGCCTGTTCGCCGCGGCGAGGGCGGGGGACTGGGCGGCGGCGCGGTCGGAACAGGAGCGGCTGGTGCGGCTGTTCTCCCTGGTGGCGGTGGGACTGCCCAGGATGGGCGGGGGCTCGTCCGCGCTCGGGGCCTTCAAGGCGGCGCTGCACCTGCGCGGGGTGATCGACCACCCGACCACGGCTCTGCCGCAGGTCCCG
This window of the Nonomuraea africana genome carries:
- a CDS encoding dihydrodipicolinate synthase family protein encodes the protein MKLTGVIPPVCTPLTPSFDVDRPSLTRLVDHLMDGGVDGLFVLGSSSEAAYLPDGHRRAVLDTVVGHVAGQVPVLAGVIDMTTLRVLDHVRAAVAAGVDGIVATAPFYARTHPVEIALHFRTIADTAGLPVYAYDLPVSVHTKLGCDLLLELAAAGVLAGLKDSSGDDGGLRSVILARPASFSVLTGSEVTVDSALWMGADGVVPGLGNVDPHGYARLFAAARAGDWAAARSEQERLVRLFSLVAVGLPRMGGGSSALGAFKAALHLRGVIDHPTTALPQVPLNEDEVRRVGKHLADAGLL